A region of Tolypothrix sp. NIES-4075 DNA encodes the following proteins:
- a CDS encoding glycosyltransferase family 39 protein: protein MTNLFNKNLTKLTAYTNKNIFFVVVMWLLSRFVIAVAMLLIAPLFPAPANGIAATFSWDVFTAWDSVWYQQIATNGYQPSDNGALYSTAFFPLFPLIIRLVMNLGLPFAMAGTLINNLAFLAALIILYSWVNESYGKSAARWTTAVLAWCPYSLYGTVVYTEGLFLLCSISALRAFDKRQYIWTVFWGGLATATRVTGITLIPAFLFVCWKERRGLKAYVASLAVGSGLLLYNLYCQIKFGDALAFLHAQKGWRSSVGFDWQGWRKMLMQIVIGATNANGYIQDPLHPLLFTIIIGSSYFLWRFRGKFGATKVRYGFYFLWILLWLLTRNSLPNDPFTSEPLIKILIIFGGVYLLWFSRNKIPLVAVIYGFLSYALILNTGLTASVERYAYGIVSLSYAFGLLLARYPRWGYAIMGFFAIILATFAVRFSQELWLA, encoded by the coding sequence ATGACAAATTTATTTAATAAAAATCTCACCAAGCTCACAGCATATACAAACAAAAATATTTTTTTTGTAGTAGTGATGTGGCTATTGAGCCGATTTGTCATAGCCGTTGCTATGTTGTTAATTGCCCCTTTATTTCCCGCTCCCGCAAATGGTATAGCTGCTACATTTAGCTGGGATGTCTTCACTGCATGGGATAGTGTTTGGTATCAGCAAATTGCAACTAATGGATATCAACCTTCCGATAATGGAGCATTATATTCTACTGCTTTTTTTCCGTTATTTCCCTTAATTATCCGACTTGTTATGAATCTTGGCTTGCCTTTTGCAATGGCAGGCACATTGATAAATAATTTGGCATTTTTAGCTGCTTTGATAATCCTCTATTCTTGGGTAAACGAAAGTTATGGTAAAAGTGCGGCACGGTGGACAACTGCTGTTTTAGCATGGTGTCCTTATTCGCTTTACGGAACTGTAGTTTATACAGAAGGACTGTTTTTATTGTGCAGCATATCTGCTTTGCGAGCTTTTGATAAAAGACAATATATTTGGACAGTTTTTTGGGGTGGATTAGCAACAGCAACACGAGTAACTGGAATAACACTCATACCTGCCTTTTTGTTTGTCTGCTGGAAAGAACGCAGAGGTTTAAAAGCCTATGTTGCTAGTTTAGCAGTCGGTAGCGGTTTGCTTCTTTACAATTTGTATTGCCAAATTAAATTTGGCGACGCTTTAGCATTTCTTCATGCACAAAAAGGATGGCGTTCTTCGGTGGGGTTTGACTGGCAAGGTTGGCGGAAAATGTTGATGCAAATCGTTATCGGTGCAACTAATGCAAATGGTTATATTCAAGATCCATTGCATCCTTTACTATTCACAATTATTATCGGTAGCAGTTATTTTTTATGGCGTTTTCGCGGCAAGTTCGGTGCTACCAAGGTGCGCTATGGATTTTATTTCCTATGGATTTTGCTCTGGTTATTAACACGCAATTCCTTACCTAACGATCCATTTACAAGTGAACCATTAATTAAAATATTAATTATTTTCGGTGGTGTCTATTTACTTTGGTTTTCTAGAAATAAAATTCCTCTGGTTGCTGTTATATATGGTTTTTTATCGTATGCGTTAATACTTAATACCGGACTTACCGCTTCTGTTGAGCGTTACGCTTATGGTATTGTGTCGCTGTCGTATGCATTTGGGCTATTGCTTGCTCGTTATCCGCGTTGGGGATATGCAATTATGGGATTTTTTGCCATTATTTTAGCCACCTTTGCTGTACGATTTTCTCAAGAACTTTGGTTAGCTTAA